The Cryptomeria japonica chromosome 6, Sugi_1.0, whole genome shotgun sequence genomic interval ACTCTGGAAATAATCCACCAAGATCCAATGGAGCCACCCATAAACCTCTTATAAACCAGAACCCAAACTAGTACAGAACCCATGACCACCAGTCCAATTGTTGTGAAGCagaaactagttggagagaaacctgtctAATCTATCATGGTAGcgatcacactgctgcaacatgcataaggaagaatggaaatgtgaataatggaccatggagaacacctggaatggtatgctatcactacaacaaactagGACATACCACCAGagcatgtagactgagaaagaatctATCGGGAAACATACTGATCAAAACTGAagggaagattgatattgaaaccgttcaagcggatatggaaaaaacttggaaaaataaatctgaGGTGAAGTCACATGACAAACCAATTTCCGCACCAAGTGTGGAAATCTTTGAATCaataaactgagcttcaaaaagcttagggggagcatatcggtataATATTTAGAAACCCCCAGAGTATATCGGTAAGGCACTTTTATTGATAGTTGTTACCTGTCAACAGACAAaagaattgaagcggtaaaaagtaaaattagggtttgaaccctaataagtgatgcatttattatggtaggtgggagaaagtttaaaagtgacttttgtcatcatttctacttacctagCTATCGAGAAACTTCATTTAAGTTGAGTAGCGCAACCAGAGCATTTCATCTTACATTCAAAAGAATTCAAAAATAAATCTTGCTCAAATCTTGCAACTGTTTCATACTATCAGTGTGAAAGTCAGAGTGGTAATCAAGCATCTAGAGAAGTGTGTttttcatgtcatcaacaaaccCTAAAGCTCAGAGAATAAACATATTTCTCtttgaaacattcttatcatttggaatgAGTTTAGTATTGCATCTACATCAGATGTCACCTCTAGTTCTACTGAACCCAAGGACACACCTGAGCTTCTTAAGATGAggtacaatgccctatcccaaattcccATCGGAGTCATTATTGAAGGAGATGTtacaggatatattgattgtaaactagaagacctagggtccctagtaattcactcccagctgAGTCTGTTCTATGGAAatgataaaaagattaaacctgaatatagcataatagagaagaagaaatttcacaatacagtttactttcttgaagattttaccgaggaacacatcaggattatccttagtagggttcatggtgacaaaatgtaccttgAAGGAACACATGACATTACACTTGAGGAAATTCATGCCGTGACCAGATTCTACAATATTGGGGAAGTGCTCATTCTTCAGAAAATCCCTAAAATGAAAGTAACGGAGCTCACCGGTTTAGTAAGTGATCAACGAGCAATGATTGTCAATACCATTAAAGATGATttagtgaaatatgcatgtatggtaataGGGTACAAAATATTTTATCCTAGTAGAATAAATTTTGTTCCTTTAGCTGCGGTGcatgccgcttacaggatgatgAAGGATGATGCAGAATGTGATCTATGTACATGTATGAAGAATCAATTCTTAGAGAACCTGAAGTCGATCAAATCAGATAAAACTCAAAGGTTCAAGTTTGGTCAATTACTAattggtttattcttctactttcaaagaTACTTTCCTGGAGTCAGTGATGTTGAATGGTCAACTGATCTACCGATtaccagacaaataaaggagagtctgcaagcaatCAAAACTAGATATCCATAGACCTTGAACAAATACTTTGgtgaattcaaactaaaaatgaaccagagaatgagaatatctggtgatttatttaaagaatatgaagatgacatctatttcaccatcaaaACAGATGAATacataatggaagcagttgaaccaagaAAAGATATAGTTCGGCCTATGGcctatgaggtggtaaatgatatattgatagGATACACCTCAACCCTAATAGCCTCACCACTGGATCCCAAAAAGAAGAGGAGAGGTACTTatttagagagaatcaaatctagtGAGAAACCAAAGGAGATAAAAGGTAAAGCAGCACCATCAGCATCGACACTGGTTACATCTACTACTAAAcccaaagtgaccaaaaggtcacctgCTAAAAAGAAACCGGAGGCTATTCCGACAAAGGTGTTCAAATGGACATGGAAAACTAGGAATCACTCACCAGATCCTGAAGACTCTAAGTCAAaggtagaagtaaagaagacaaggcaatctaccAAGAGAGTGAAGTCAATCGGTAATGTACCTACAATTTCTGCACCGATAAACTTAGATATTttttcttacaagcctatgacacattgttaaagaaccataaagaatattagaagaaaattccttgatgatttaaaggattattttgatgatttcaatgataatgaaaaggaggaggtTGAACAAGAACTCATTAAATATCTATGCATAAATGATTTGTCACCTTCTAAGATCAAATCTGTTACATCCAAAtccttgtatgattctttggacaacaaatggcacattgctatTGACAAGGAGCAAGACATCAGAGAGAAAagttttgctcaatattttccagatgtctctaattctgaattgtttgaACTCATTGATAAGAGCAAAAGCATTTTCTTCATGCAAAAAGAATACTTGTGCTACTCGAAGGCAAATTTTCTGAAGTGGAACaagacacccatttgaaggtgaaaactTTTGTTGAcatgcaaagagtacaagaagcTAATCGGTTGGTTGAACAAGAGCCTGATCTATCCACAACCAAACCCAATGAAGTCTTTGACAGTATGGGTGAAATAATAGTAGAAcaaaatgatcccattgatgttgatgcactagaaatAGAAGATATCACTCCAGATAAGGAGCAAGCTGAAACtaaaagattagagaaagaaaaggcAGAGAAAGCAAAaaatgagaaacttgaaaaagagaaagtagaaaaagaaaaacaagagaaagaacaAGCGAAGAAAGCGCAATAggaaaagaagaaaatggaagaagaggaaaagaagaaaaaggaggaagaagagaagaaaagaaaggaagaagatgagaaaaaggaaaaggaagaagaagaaaagaggaaagaaatagagaagaagaacgAAAAGGAGAAACatagagaagaagagagaaagaaccAAGAGGAGAAGGCTATCAAGCTAGCGCAAGAAAGagatgaagaggagaagcgaaGACAAGAAGAGGTCAAATCCAAAGAAGGAGAATAGATTCCTAAGGCCCCTAGAGATCAAGCCAAGCAGATTGATCCCACCAGTTCCGCTGACTTGACTCTTGTTTGTTTGACCCAGTCGGCTGATGAAACTGAGCTACTATGAAGCATTCACTTAGCGCAGgaaagattggaagaactaaggaaaaagaaagaacatgatGTCATTCAATTTTCCATTGACaccctttccaatctaatccctggtactaatctccCCAGTACCGAGTCCTCACTAGCTAAGCTCAAACTACTCTACACAGTAGTCAATGACCAGGtataatgtttggaagatgttgcctagGCCACTGCAAATAAgagccatgaaaaggcactcacaaTTACCTTAATACAACACATGAATAACAACTGGGTAAAACTAGTTAAACAGAAAGATAATATAAGatcagctatgggtgaaggtaacctactcttaagaaaaatctatcaacctcacctGTTCTATGAAGATGATCTGAAGTAGAAGACCCTATTACAAACTGAGTTGCAGAAATACATCAGCAATTTCAACCTGCCCTATTATCTATTCACAGCCTATGGACACTCTATTCATCATTATCAGTATCAAATTGCCAAGCCTGACTCAGAAATGTGCAATCGGACTCAAGATTTGTAGGTGCTTTAGTTTCTCTTATTGCCTAAATTGCAGGTAC includes:
- the LOC131036233 gene encoding uncharacterized protein LOC131036233: MEAVEPRKDIVRPMAYEVVNDILIGYTSTLIASPLDPKKKRRGTYLERIKSSEKPKEIKGKAAPSASTLVTSTTKPKVTKRSPAKKKPEAIPTKVFKWTWKTRNHSPDPEDSKSKVEVKKTRQSTKRVKSIEQKHFLHAKRILVLLEGKFSEVEQDTHLKVKTFVDMQRVQEANRLVEQEPDLSTTKPNEVFDSMGEIIVEQNDPIDVDALEIEDITPDKEQAETKRLEKEKAEKAKNEKLEKEKDIAIDYRDDSGVHHRYITWWGRTYPGDIFPVDFPRGNPKPWRQLGDGEGSNKSEEGSDDQVNTTEEKEADKDGDNPDTGEGDQDRDDEEDGEEEEDDDKEEDEKEEDDEDEKLLVNHFIRGLNVRIGGPVRMTTLGSLRVAVEKALIAKEIQAMPQDTRDQFRN